DNA from Devosia yakushimensis:
ATTCACAAGCTCCTGCTTGTTCGCGAAGTGACGGGGAAAGCCTCCATGTGTCATGCCCGCCGCATCCATAACCTGCGCGACACTTACGGCTTCAACGCCGCGCTCGCGAAACAATCTCGACGCCGCCACTATGATTGCTGCGCGGCTCTGAGCCTTTTGATGCTGACTAGTCCCCACAAAAAACTCCTATCTAGATGATGATTGTCATCTTGACTTCTGGATGACGACCATCATCTATGTGGCATCGATTACCGCATTCTTCAACAGGTTCAATCATGTCCACAGCACTCATCACCGGCGCATCCGCCGGCATCGGCACCAGCTATGCGCGCCGTCTCGCGGCACGCGGCCACGACCTGGTCCTCGTTGCGCGTTCAACCGACAAGCTCGAGGCCCTGGCCGCGGAGCTGCGTTCTTCCCACTCCATCAAAGTGGAAGTGCTGCCGGCAGATCTCACTGACACTGCGCAACTGAACGTGGTGTCGGACCGTCTGCGTACTGGCTCGCCAATAGATATCCTGATCAACAATGCCGGTGATTCACTGCCGGGAACATTTGCCACGGCACAGCCCGAAGCCTTGGCGTGGCTGATCCAGCTCAACGTCACAGCCCCAACATTACTCGCTTCCGCTGCTTTGGCGGGCATGCTGGAACGGGGGGAAGGCAGCATCGTCAATATCGGCTCGGCGGTCGCGCTGCTGCCGGAATATTTCCCCGGTATCTACTCTGGGACAAAATCCTATATCCTGACGTTCTCGCAGGGACTGGCTGCTGAAGTCGGGCCTAGGGGCATTTACGTTCAGGCGGTACTGCCTGCCGCGACGCGAACCGCGATCTGGGCCCGCTCCGGCGTGGATGTTGCTAGTCTGCAGAACGTTATGGAAGTTGACGATCTGGTCGATGCCGCCTTGGTTGGTTTTGACCAGAAAGAGGGCGTGACAATCCCGCCACTGGCCGATGCCGCACTTTGGGACGCGTTCCAGGCGGCCCGCCACGCGTTGCCGCCAAGTTTGGCCAATGCTGCGCCAGCCGACCGCTACCGCCTTAAAGCCTGAACCGAGGAGCGATAGCGGTGAAGGCCTTTACCCTCGATAGATATGGCAAGGACGCGGACCTTCGCTTGGGCGATGTCGCCGATCCTCTGGTTCAAGACAATGATGTGTTGATCGAAATACACACCGCAGGCGTGAACCAACTGGACAACAAGATACGCGACGGCGAGTTCAAACCTATCCTGCCGTACCGCCCGCCATTCGTGTTGGGACACGACGTGGCCGGAACGATCGTCCAGGTCGGGGCGAACGTCACGCGTTTCAGCGTAGGCGACGCGGTCTATGCCAGGCCACGCGACGGGCGCATCGGCACTTTCGCAGAGAAGATCGCTGTGGATCAGGC
Protein-coding regions in this window:
- a CDS encoding SDR family NAD(P)-dependent oxidoreductase produces the protein MSTALITGASAGIGTSYARRLAARGHDLVLVARSTDKLEALAAELRSSHSIKVEVLPADLTDTAQLNVVSDRLRTGSPIDILINNAGDSLPGTFATAQPEALAWLIQLNVTAPTLLASAALAGMLERGEGSIVNIGSAVALLPEYFPGIYSGTKSYILTFSQGLAAEVGPRGIYVQAVLPAATRTAIWARSGVDVASLQNVMEVDDLVDAALVGFDQKEGVTIPPLADAALWDAFQAARHALPPSLANAAPADRYRLKA